From Paenibacillus sp. PL2-23:
TCATCGTCAGGATGCGGCAATATGACCAATATATGTGTTCCCATCGTATCCTCCCACTCCCCTTTCATCAGAACGGCTCCGGACTGAGCTGCAGCGACACGACAAGCTTGCCTTGGCTGTCATGACCCGCAAGCAGCAACCGGCGGTCATCCGTTTCGTCATAGTGGGTCAAGCCTTCGGAATACACCCAGCCCTGCTCCATTTTCAAACCGACCCGATAAGGGCCAGCTCCAGAAATCATGCCCCGCGAATAACGGATGCGCGTGTTCGTGATAAAGGTGGACGCCGGATGCTTCGTGCTGTCAAAGTGTGCAGCGTATGCTCCCGTCGTCAATTCCAGATGGATATATAAGTCCTGATTGTGCAGACGGTCTAATCTCTCTTGTATAGTAGCGGCGCTGATTGGCAGCATCCCTCATCCCTCCGTTTCTACTCTTGATTCTGGATCTTACACCTCATTCTTAATGGCCGATGTCCAGCCCCAGAAGAATGCGTCGCGATCCCATGCCGCTTTGCCGCCGTGCAGCTTCTTGAACGCTTTCTTCACTTCCTTGTCGATGGAGGCGTGTCCCTTCTCATTCACATAGATGAA
This genomic window contains:
- a CDS encoding YojF family protein: MLPISAATIQERLDRLHNQDLYIHLELTTGAYAAHFDSTKHPASTFITNTRIRYSRGMISGAGPYRVGLKMEQGWVYSEGLTHYDETDDRRLLLAGHDSQGKLVVSLQLSPEPF